Proteins from a single region of Drosophila biarmipes strain raj3 chromosome 3R, RU_DBia_V1.1, whole genome shotgun sequence:
- the LOC108024992 gene encoding E3 ubiquitin-protein ligase MARCHF5, with amino-acid sequence MADKGAEPPTNSEAPADVAEEDHTTLTVPTASANKGPTDASTSTTVQVGGDVAEAERCCWICFATDEDNRLAAWVKPCQCRGTTKWVHQSCLYRWIDEKTQKGNALRSVSCPQCQTEYIIVFPQMGKFGGALEAMDNLIKRLSPFLAAGFFVGSLYWTAVTYGAVTFLQIVGHEHGMSIMEAGDPLVLLIGLPAIPVALVLGRLIRWEDALLRLIRNRGTVVRKFPFMSLIYPSLNQEEDQHITSNPATPALADPVSATRVFCGALLLPTISSIVGRILFDSVDNTLHRTLLGGLTFITVKGILKIYLKQKQYGRRKKRRIVDYTEENIRNFMHRNNNNATSAARQDQQPQQPPVPPAQRVDGVITRQRGDSGGSVV; translated from the exons ATGGCCGACAAAGGTGCAGAACCCCCCACAAACAGTGAGGCGCCTGCAGATGTTGCCGAAGAAGATCATACTACGCTGACTGTACCAACTGCTTCAGCGAACAAAGGTCCCACAGATGCATCCACTTCCACTACGGTCCAGGTTGGTGGTGATGTGGCGGAGGCGGAGCGCTGCTGCTGGATCTGCTTTGCCACCGACGAGGATAACCGCCTGGCGGCGTGGGTAAAACCCTGCCAGTGCCGTGGCACCACCAAGTGGGTGCATCAGAGCTGCCTCTACCGCTGGATTGACGAAAAGACCCAAAAAGGCAACGCCCTACGCTCCGTATCCTGTCCACAGTGCCAGACGGAGTACATTATTGTGTTCCCCCAAATGGGAAAATTCGGAGGTGCCCTGGAGGCGATGGACAATCTCATCAAGCGCCTTAGTCCTTTTCTGGCGGCTGGGTTCTTTGTAGGCTCTTTGTACTGGACAGCTGTCACGTACGGAGCGGTTACATTTTTACAG ATCGTGGGTCATGAGCACGGCATGTCTATAATGGAGGCCGGAGATCCGCTCGTTCTACTCATTGGACTGCCGGCAATCCCGGTAGCACTGGTGCTTGGTCGCCTGATACGATGGGAAGATGCCCTTTTGCGCCTTATTCGAAACCGCGGGACGGTTGTGCGGAAGTTTCCTTTCATGAGCCTCATATATCCGAGTCT CAATCAGGAAGAAGACCAGCATATAACCAGCAATCCTGCTACACCGGCTCTCGCGGACCCCGTGTCGGCCACGCGCGTGTTCTGTGGCGCCCTTCTGCTTCCCACCATATCGTCGATCGTAGGACGAATTCTATTTGACTCTGTGGATAACACGTTGCATCGCACTCTCCTCGGAGGTCTCACCTTTATAACGGTTAAGGGAATCCTGAAAATTTATCTGAAGCAGAAACAATACGGGCGCCGTAAGAAACGTCGAATCGTCGACTACACTGAGGAAAACATTCGGAATTTCATGCAtcgcaacaataacaatgccACAAGTGCAGCGCGACAGGATCAGCAGCCCCAGCAACCACCAGTGCCTCCTGCTCAGCGTGTGGACGGAGTAATCACTCGCCAACGCGGCGATAGTGGCGGTAGCGTTGTCTAG
- the LOC108024995 gene encoding Golgi to ER traffic protein 4 homolog, with the protein MAAAETGAMASGSAVSTGQRGVSRVLAKLSQSLAGGEFYEAHMMYRTLYFRYTAQRRYQDCLDLLFDGAQQLIAKEQESSAADLCLLLVDTLEKRGPQAEDTDNFLWVPRLGSLIRGLSATTVERETLIQRTIKWSTVLHGQYGHPVLHKLIAHVFWTEGNIESARHHYLLCQDGSLCGRVLIEISQSRGFQGEVDLFLVQAVLQQLSLKDRKTAEDTFAEYTRYHAKLLRHEFPYKEPLVNFLYFLFRLIDSKRVAGFRALLKLYDPSLKRDTSFLKYVAKIGVIYFDEQPEASHAGTPGLGGMFGDILNRLMAGFDEDDTDDQATTQIGQNANNELD; encoded by the exons ATGGCCGCCGCTGAGACAGGTGCTATGGCCAGCGGCAGTGCGGTTTCCACCGGACAACGCGGCGTTAGCCGAGTTCTTGCCAAGTTGTCCCAGTCTCTGGCCGGAGGAGAGTTCTACGAAGCGCACATGATGTACAGGACTCTCTACTTTAG GTATACAGCTCAGAGGAGATACCAGGATTGCCTCGATTTGCTCTTCGACGGAGCCCAGCAGTTAATTGCCAAGGAGCAGGAGAGCAGCGCGGCGGACTTGTGCCTTCTGTTAGTGGACACGTTAGAGAAGAGAGGACCGCAGGCCGAGGACACTGACAACTTCTTGTGGGTGCCACGTCTGGGGTCTTTGATACGTGGCCTGAGCGCCACAACGGTGGAGCGCGAAACACTTATT CAACGGACCATTAAGTGGAGCACGGTCCTGCACGGCCAGTACGGGCATCCGGTACTACACAAGTTAATTGCACATGTGTTTTGGACCGAGGGCAACATCGAATCTGCTCGCCACCACTATCTGCTCTGTCAGGACGGCAGCCTCTGCGGGCGGGTGCTGATTGAAATCAGCCAGAGCAGAGGTTTCCAGGGAGAGGTTGACTTATTCCTGGTGCAGGCAGTGTTGCAGCAGCTCTCTCTTAAGGATCGTAAGACCGCCGAGGACACCTTCGCCGAGTACACGCGCTACCACGCAAAGCTACTAAGACATGAGTTCCCCTACAAAGAACCGCTGGTTAACTTCCTGTACTTCCTGTTTCGCCTCATTGATTCAAAGCGTGTAGCTGGGTTTCGGGCCTTGCTGAAGCTTTACGATCCATCGTTAAAGCGCGACACATCGTTCCTTAAGTACGTGGCTAAGATAGGAGTGATCTATTTCGACGAGCAGCCGGAAGCTAGCCATGCAGGTACGCCTGGGTTAGGCGGTATGTTTGGGGACATATTAAATCGCCTTATGGCGGGCTTCGACGAAGACGATACGGACGATCAGGCCACGACGCAAATCGGGCAGAACGCAAATAACGAGCTGGACTAA
- the LOC108024984 gene encoding BTB/POZ domain-containing protein KCTD9 isoform X1: protein MDGDQEDSVSGAKSGEPSPTGINIANASGFSPNRWVKLNVGGQIYATTIDTLVGREPDSMLARMFLQDGSIMPSERDEQGAFLIDRSPRYFEPIINYLRHGQFVCDSNISVLGVLEEARFFGIFSLVTHLEERLGQQEAPLGDKPLTRNDVIKAIIQTSVITELRFQGVNLSGADLRKLDFRNINFKYANMSHCNLSHTNLSHTCLERADLQYANLECAQLVSVRGLCANMEGANLRGCNFEDPTGVRTNLEGVNLKGACLESSNMAGVNLRVANLKNANMKNCNLRAAVLAGADLEKCNLSGSDLQEANLRGANLKDAELTLMVTPLHMSQAIR, encoded by the exons ATGGACGGAGACCAGGAAGATAGTGTATCCGGTGCCAAAAGTGGCGAGCCCTCCCCGACAGGCATCAATATCGCTAATGCCAGTGGCTTCTCTCCAAACCGTTGGGTCAAGCTGAATGTTGGTGGTCAGATATACGCCACCACCATCGATACTCTGGTAGGCAGGGAACCGGACTCCATGCTAGCACGAATGTTCCTGCAAGATGGCAGCATAATGCCAAGCGAGCGGGACGAGCAAGGAGCTTTCCTAATTGACCGGAGTCCTCGGTATTTCGAGCCGATCATCAACTACCTACGCCATGGCCAATTCGTTTGTGACTCTAACATCAGCGTACTGGGCGTCCTGGAGGAGGCAAGATTCTTTGGTATATTTTCACTTGTTACCCATTTAGAGGAGCGCCTGGGACAACAAGAGGCTCCGCTGGGTGACAAGCCACTGACGCGCAACGATGTAATCAAGGCCATCATTCAGACCTCCGTCATAACGGAACTGCGCTTTCAAGGTGTAAATCTTTCAGGTGCGGATCTTCGAAAACTTGACTTCCGCAACATCAACTTTAAG TACGCAAACATGTCGCACTGCAATTTGTCACACACCAATTTGTCTCACACCTGCTTGGAGCGAGCGGATCTTCAGTATGCAAACTTGGAGTGTGCACAACTAGTTTCAGTTCGAGGGCTTTGCGCGAATATG GAAGGTGCTAATTTGCGTGGGTGTAATTTCGAAGATCCAACAGGAGTGCGCACCAATCTAGAAGGTGTTAACCTCAAAGGAGCTTGCCTGGAAAGTAGCAACATGGCCGGTGTTAATTTACGAGTAGCAAATTTGAAAAAcgcaaatatgaaaaattgCAACTTGCGAGCCGCAGTCTTGGCAGGTGCAGATTTGGAAAAATGCAACCTTTCAGGCAGCGACTTGCAGGAGGCCAATTTGCGGGGTGCTAATTTAAAGGACGCAGAGCTTACTTTAATGGTGACCCCATTGCACATGTCGCAGGCCATACGATGA
- the LOC108024984 gene encoding BTB/POZ domain-containing protein KCTD9 isoform X2 has product MDGDQEDSVSGAKSGEPSPTGINIANASGFSPNRWVKLNVGGQIYATTIDTLVGREPDSMLARMFLQDGSIMPSERDEQGAFLIDRSPRYFEPIINYLRHGQFVCDSNISVLGVLEEARFFGIFSLVTHLEERLGQQEAPLGDKPLTRNDVIKAIIQTSVITELRFQGVNLSGADLRKLDFRNINFKEGANLRGCNFEDPTGVRTNLEGVNLKGACLESSNMAGVNLRVANLKNANMKNCNLRAAVLAGADLEKCNLSGSDLQEANLRGANLKDAELTLMVTPLHMSQAIR; this is encoded by the exons ATGGACGGAGACCAGGAAGATAGTGTATCCGGTGCCAAAAGTGGCGAGCCCTCCCCGACAGGCATCAATATCGCTAATGCCAGTGGCTTCTCTCCAAACCGTTGGGTCAAGCTGAATGTTGGTGGTCAGATATACGCCACCACCATCGATACTCTGGTAGGCAGGGAACCGGACTCCATGCTAGCACGAATGTTCCTGCAAGATGGCAGCATAATGCCAAGCGAGCGGGACGAGCAAGGAGCTTTCCTAATTGACCGGAGTCCTCGGTATTTCGAGCCGATCATCAACTACCTACGCCATGGCCAATTCGTTTGTGACTCTAACATCAGCGTACTGGGCGTCCTGGAGGAGGCAAGATTCTTTGGTATATTTTCACTTGTTACCCATTTAGAGGAGCGCCTGGGACAACAAGAGGCTCCGCTGGGTGACAAGCCACTGACGCGCAACGATGTAATCAAGGCCATCATTCAGACCTCCGTCATAACGGAACTGCGCTTTCAAGGTGTAAATCTTTCAGGTGCGGATCTTCGAAAACTTGACTTCCGCAACATCAACTTTAAG GAAGGTGCTAATTTGCGTGGGTGTAATTTCGAAGATCCAACAGGAGTGCGCACCAATCTAGAAGGTGTTAACCTCAAAGGAGCTTGCCTGGAAAGTAGCAACATGGCCGGTGTTAATTTACGAGTAGCAAATTTGAAAAAcgcaaatatgaaaaattgCAACTTGCGAGCCGCAGTCTTGGCAGGTGCAGATTTGGAAAAATGCAACCTTTCAGGCAGCGACTTGCAGGAGGCCAATTTGCGGGGTGCTAATTTAAAGGACGCAGAGCTTACTTTAATGGTGACCCCATTGCACATGTCGCAGGCCATACGATGA
- the LOC108024984 gene encoding BTB/POZ domain-containing protein KCTD9 isoform X3, with protein MDGDQEDSVSGAKSGEPSPTGINIANASGFSPNRWVKLNVGGQIYATTIDTLVGREPDSMLARMFLQDGSIMPSERDEQGAFLIDRSPRYFEPIINYLRHGQFVCDSNISVLGVLEEARFFGIFSLVTHLEERLGQQEAPLGDKPLTRNDVIKAIIQTSVITELRFQGVNLSGADLRKLDFRNINFKIPRFS; from the exons ATGGACGGAGACCAGGAAGATAGTGTATCCGGTGCCAAAAGTGGCGAGCCCTCCCCGACAGGCATCAATATCGCTAATGCCAGTGGCTTCTCTCCAAACCGTTGGGTCAAGCTGAATGTTGGTGGTCAGATATACGCCACCACCATCGATACTCTGGTAGGCAGGGAACCGGACTCCATGCTAGCACGAATGTTCCTGCAAGATGGCAGCATAATGCCAAGCGAGCGGGACGAGCAAGGAGCTTTCCTAATTGACCGGAGTCCTCGGTATTTCGAGCCGATCATCAACTACCTACGCCATGGCCAATTCGTTTGTGACTCTAACATCAGCGTACTGGGCGTCCTGGAGGAGGCAAGATTCTTTGGTATATTTTCACTTGTTACCCATTTAGAGGAGCGCCTGGGACAACAAGAGGCTCCGCTGGGTGACAAGCCACTGACGCGCAACGATGTAATCAAGGCCATCATTCAGACCTCCGTCATAACGGAACTGCGCTTTCAAGGTGTAAATCTTTCAGGTGCGGATCTTCGAAAACTTGACTTCCGCAACATCAACTTTAAG ATTCCACGGTTTAGCTGA
- the LOC108024962 gene encoding methenyltetrahydrofolate synthase domain-containing protein: MEDQSNAAPAAAAENGANTAQEVSSTTQPIEPTKRSLRVQTWKKIKEGNVGIGLNNIFNRIPSFVDADKAAALLINEEEFKKAQHIKVNIDRALHEFKEQALLADKSVYLPSTRDSSALCLKVDVPADATDERKKEALRVQDIQKFRTEIGLDSGLKLDIVVIGSVVVSRDGYRIGRGNGFADLDIGLLIELGAITPQTVIATIVHDVQVVDTLPLNLFQKYDTPVDIIVTPSEVIRVAKRLPRPNGVFWELLSDRRLKILPVLQQLKEREEKAGKSISLKEEDTDVEQHQNNNRRRRGPVRRRFQRGNPGRTTSQTDNEQPGETTQKRTPRRKGRFVNRRRRTTKSEGDQSGVEGGAKSEDRKFEEADTGERRPKKNKNRGPRDFCIKLTNLTRDIRVKDLKTELRKRECNPMSITWKGHFGKCFLHFGNRNGTPSTQDDVDKVLKSLNDLSLTITTGGETTPVASAGAEGDVAVKTEPAESAAPAQTKTINVNVELIKFGAKKSASTSGANASAGDDGNAAGGAQNGGEAGTVSVGDVGGTRIETVDTTTV, encoded by the exons ATGGAAGATCAAAGCAACGCAGCTCCCGCTGCCGCCGCGGAGAACGGCGCAAACACCGCGCAGGAGGTGTCGTCGACAA CTCAGCCCATAGAGCCCACAAAGCGCTCGTTGCGCGTGCAAACCTGGAAAAAGATCAAGGAGGGCAACGTTGGCATCGGATTgaacaacatatttaaccgaATTCCTTCGTTTGTTGATGCCGATAAAGCTGCTGCATTGCTTATCAACGAGGAGGAGTTTAAAAAAGCAC AGCACATTAAGGTTAACATTGACCGCGCCTTGCACGAATTCAAGGAGCAAGCGTTGCTGGCTGACAAGTCAGTATACTTGCCCAGCACCCGGGACTCTTCGGCGCTATGCCTCAAGGTAGATGTGCCAGCCGATGCCACCGATGAGCGGAAAAAGGAGGCTCTACGCGTCCAGGACATCCAGAAGTTCCGCACGGAAATCGGATTGGATAGTGGTCTGAAGCTGGACATCGTGGTGATTGGCTCTGTCGTAGTGTCACGCGATGGCTATCGTATTGGACGCGGAAATGGTTTTGCTGATCTGGACATCGGCCTCCTTATTGAACTGGGAGCCATCACACCGCAAACAGTTATTGCCACGATCGTGCACGACGTGCAGGTGGTTGACACCTTGCCCCTCAATCTATTCCAGAAGTATGACACGCCAGTGGACATCATTGTGACTCCCTCAGAAGTAATTCGCGTCGCAAAGCGTTTGCCTCGTCCCAATGGCGTCTTCTGGGAGCTTCTTTCCGACCGCCGTCTGAAGATATTGCCCGTGCTGCAGCAGCTTAAGGAGCGGGAGGAGAAGGCGGGAAAATCGATATCTTTGAAAGAGGAAGATACCGACGTGGAGCAGcatcaaaacaacaacagacgCCGTCGTGGGCCCGTGCGACGTCGCTTCCAACGAGGAAACCCAGGACGGACCACCTCACAGACTGACAACGAACAACCTGGC GAGACCACCCAGAAACGCACTCCGCGCCGCAAGGGTCGGTTCGTCAATCGTCGCAGACGAACAACTAAG TCTGAGGGCGACCAGTCTGGAGTTGAGGGAGGCGCTAAGAGTGAGGATCGTAAGTTCGAAGAAGCTGACACTGGTGAGCGTCGTCCAAAGAAGAACAAGAACCGTGGACCTCGTGATTTCTGCATTAAGTTGACAAATTTGACGCGTGATATTCGCGTCAAGGACTTAAAAACGGAGCTCCGCAAACGTGAATGTAATCCGATGTCGATTACTTGGAAGG GTCACTTTGGAAAGTGTTTCCTGCACTTTGGAAACCGCAACGGTACTCCCAGTACCCAGGATGATGTGGACAAGGTGCTGAAGTCGCTCAATGATCTCTCGCTAACCATTACCACCGGTGGCGAGACTACTCCAGTTGCGTCAGCAGGCGCTGAGGGCGATGTCGCAGTAAAAACTGAACCAGCTGAGTCTGCGGCGCCTGCTCAGACTAAGACTATAAACGTCAACGTCGAGCTAATTAAGTTTGGCGCCAAGAAGAGTGCCAGCACTAGTGGTGCCAATGCAAGTGCTGGCGATGACGGAAACGCTGCCGGCGGCGCGCAAAACGGAGGAGAGGCCGGCACTGTGAGTGTCGGCGACGTAGGTGGTACACGCATCGAGACTGTTGATACTACCACAGTATAG